The genomic region AGGGAGGCGCCCGCCACACTCTGGTCCGCAGAGGCGGATGAGCCATAAAGTGTAAGAGAGCGAAGAATAAGAGGCCCCAAAAGCAGAGATGTGAGATACTAACATTACGAAATTCCTTCTGGAGGTATCTTATGAGATTCAAGGTCTTACCCATGACGCCGAGTATGACGGCTATGTTGTGGATATTCCTGAACTCATTGGCTGCATGAGCCAGGGCAAAACTATGGTTGAGGCACTCCAAAACATAAGAGACGCAATAAAGGGATGGCTGTTTGTCGAGGAAAAACACGGAAGGCTGATCCGTCAAGAAGAACAAGAAGTTTTTCTGGGAGAGGTCTCTGTTTAGGTGGGGATACGCTCCAATCTTTCCGGAAAGGATACCGTCAGGATCTTTGAGCAGTTTGGTTACAAAAAATTAGCCCCTGGATTACTGCGCGGGCTGATAAGAAAAAGCGACGTATCTCTGGACGACTTCCTTAAAGCTAAACAATATTTTCCCCGCAGCTCCTCTATGACCTTCCCTTATTATCTCCTCAACCCGCAGCTCATGCGCTCCCCGATATCTTTGCGCACGGA from Nitrospirota bacterium harbors:
- a CDS encoding type II toxin-antitoxin system HicB family antitoxin, giving the protein MTKFLLEVSYEIQGLTHDAEYDGYVVDIPELIGCMSQGKTMVEALQNIRDAIKGWLFVEEKHGRLIRQEEQEVFLGEVSV